In Pantoea cypripedii, the following proteins share a genomic window:
- a CDS encoding DUF1348 family protein, protein MLIPPFDEHSATQKVRMAEDAWNSRDAHRVAQVYSEDTRWRNRSEFVNGRADVEAFLQRKWSKELDYRLIKELWAWHNDRLAVRFAYEWHDDSGNWFRSYGNENWHFGADGLMVTRYACINDLAITEAQRLFHWPLGTRPDDHPGLSELGL, encoded by the coding sequence ATGCTGATTCCCCCGTTTGATGAACACAGCGCCACGCAGAAAGTACGCATGGCGGAAGATGCCTGGAATAGCCGCGATGCGCACCGGGTGGCACAGGTTTACAGTGAAGATACGCGCTGGCGAAATCGCAGTGAGTTTGTCAACGGACGGGCAGACGTCGAGGCGTTTCTGCAACGCAAGTGGAGTAAAGAGCTGGATTATCGACTAATTAAGGAGTTATGGGCGTGGCATAACGACAGGCTGGCGGTGCGCTTTGCTTATGAATGGCATGATGACAGCGGTAACTGGTTTCGCAGCTACGGTAATGAGAACTGGCACTTCGGGGCAGACGGTTTGATGGTAACGCGCTACGCCTGTATCAACGACCTTGCAATCACCGAGGCACAGCGTTTATTCCATTGGCCGCTGGGAACACGCCCGGATGATCATCCGGGCCTGAGTGAACTGGGGCTATAA
- a CDS encoding TetR/AcrR family transcriptional regulator, translated as MLAPLTFDPQAAARDRILDTAQRLFYQQGIRATGIDKVIAEAGVTKVTFYRHFPAKNALIVAFLQQRHQRWMTAFRTALAQQPALVDALPAALQSWFNETDFRGCAFINSAAELADTLPEASALILEHKREMAAVIAQQLTAAQQRTVGQIVLLVEGAIVQVQLGEKAEQIIAVLRDALTTLLKTGA; from the coding sequence ATGCTCGCTCCTCTGACTTTCGATCCCCAGGCCGCTGCACGCGACCGCATTCTCGATACCGCCCAGCGCCTGTTTTATCAGCAGGGCATTCGCGCCACCGGCATTGATAAAGTCATTGCCGAAGCGGGCGTTACCAAAGTGACCTTTTATCGACACTTCCCCGCCAAGAACGCCCTGATTGTGGCGTTTCTGCAACAGCGCCATCAACGCTGGATGACAGCATTTCGCACAGCACTGGCGCAGCAACCTGCGCTGGTGGATGCCTTGCCCGCTGCATTGCAAAGCTGGTTTAACGAAACGGATTTTCGCGGTTGCGCCTTTATTAACAGTGCGGCGGAATTGGCAGACACTCTGCCTGAAGCCAGCGCGCTGATTCTGGAGCATAAAAGAGAGATGGCGGCGGTGATTGCGCAGCAACTCACGGCAGCTCAACAGAGAACGGTTGGGCAGATTGTCTTGCTGGTGGAGGGGGCGATTGTGCAGGTTCAACTGGGAGAAAAGGCAGAGCAGATTATCGCTGTGTTACGGGATGCGCTGACTACGTTGTTAAAAACCGGAGCGTGA
- the ompC gene encoding porin OmpC → MKLRVLSLMIPALLVAGAANAAEIYNKDGNKLDLYGKVDGLHYFSDNSGSDGDQSYLRFGFKGETQVTDQLSGYGQWEYQAALNTTENQGTANSFTRVGFAGLKFGDAGSFDYGRNYGVLYDIGSWTDVLPEFGGDTYGADQFMFQRSNGLATYRNTNFFGLVDGWNFAVQYQGKNDNPTESSSGRDVLGENGDGFGLSTTYDLGSGFGIGAAMMSSDRTNSQNGGYNGILGRGNKAEAYTGGLKYDANNIYLAAMYTRSINATRFGASDSSAFGYADSADNWEMVAQYQFDFGLRPSLAFVSSRGDVQNYGTQNLKKYIDVGATYYFNKNMSTYVDYQINLLDDNNFTQAAGINTDDVVALGLVYQF, encoded by the coding sequence ATGAAACTTCGTGTTCTCTCCCTGATGATTCCTGCGCTTCTTGTTGCAGGCGCTGCAAACGCAGCGGAAATTTACAATAAAGATGGCAACAAATTAGATCTGTACGGCAAAGTCGACGGTCTGCACTATTTTTCTGACAACTCTGGCAGTGACGGTGATCAGTCTTACCTGCGTTTTGGTTTCAAAGGTGAGACTCAGGTAACTGACCAACTTTCCGGTTACGGCCAGTGGGAATATCAGGCAGCTCTGAATACCACCGAGAACCAGGGTACAGCTAACAGCTTCACGCGTGTGGGCTTTGCGGGTCTGAAATTCGGTGATGCCGGTTCTTTCGACTATGGTCGTAACTACGGCGTGCTGTATGACATCGGTTCATGGACCGACGTACTGCCTGAGTTCGGTGGCGATACCTACGGCGCTGACCAGTTCATGTTCCAGCGTAGCAATGGTCTGGCGACTTACCGCAACACCAACTTCTTTGGTCTGGTGGATGGCTGGAACTTTGCCGTGCAGTATCAAGGCAAAAATGACAACCCGACTGAGTCCTCATCTGGCCGTGATGTGCTGGGCGAGAATGGTGATGGCTTTGGTCTGAGCACCACCTATGACCTGGGTTCTGGTTTTGGTATCGGTGCGGCGATGATGTCGTCTGACCGTACCAACTCGCAGAACGGTGGCTACAACGGTATCCTGGGTCGCGGTAACAAAGCCGAGGCTTATACCGGTGGTCTGAAATATGATGCCAACAACATCTACCTGGCCGCGATGTATACCCGTTCTATCAACGCAACACGCTTCGGTGCCAGCGATAGCTCCGCGTTTGGTTATGCAGATAGCGCGGATAACTGGGAAATGGTTGCACAGTACCAGTTCGACTTCGGTCTGCGTCCGTCTCTGGCCTTCGTCTCTTCACGCGGTGATGTTCAGAACTACGGCACTCAAAACCTGAAAAAATACATCGACGTAGGCGCGACCTACTACTTCAACAAAAACATGTCCACCTATGTTGATTACCAGATCAACCTGCTGGACGACAACAACTTCACCCAGGCCGCCGGTATCAACACCGACGACGTGGTGGCGCTGGGTCTGGTTTACCAGTTCTAA
- the rcsD gene encoding phosphotransferase RcsD, protein MPYKFPLTSGNVTRFFVVFNLVLFLALGAMVHNSVNAWITDKRYAMTDLARAMQKRIDAYRFATWQIYENLATSAAGSAPNSSLQETRLRPDVYYLEKTRRKTEALIFGSHDSSTLDMTMRMSNYLDTLWGAENPTWSMYFLNGQDNSLIMISTLPLKDMATRYKESAITSLVDSRRAEMLQQANALDERESFSPLRHFAWQNDHYFTLRTTFNQPGHLATVVAFDLPVNDLIPRSMPLENFLLRQDTTQSSSSNSDDETSETTHVSLVNPNLEIAASLPSTSLQLVYRVPITSLIIDSLHNLLWPLLVNLLLFLLSIAGITLLRQQSLRPNENQSAELDSLRMLNEEIVASLPVGLLVYDFATNRTLLSNKIAEHLLPHLNLQKIINMSDQHQGVLQATINNEVYEIRHARSVLSPHTQLFMMRDQDRELLVNKKLQKAQQVLDRNHQMRQQLMHNLGHALHRPLESMVAQLVQLSQRDSDESVLDLLDESQGLARLVDDIVLLNRLEAHDWSPDASRFNLQELLDEIALESLPLLRRKGLALVVNNHLANDEMRFGDRRALRKVLTTLMHYSLTTTLWGKISLDIKASESKPDRILLQLVDTGSGLTVDELANVDFPFLGDTTQDRFGQASGMAFFLCKQLCKQMGGSLEIVAKPDIGTRYNIQLPLALEQQTEQEEKLLEGVNVLVDIAMEDVHKIVCRHLENWGAKCLTSDERLSGQEHDVLVTDDPSRLNGWALLLAGDEMGHHALNDQQFRVNFNLSNALLDALLALIEKQLAHDLMEETNEDEAATPLLSGGYFQLFTETVPPDVKRLYTEAAEKDYPSLAQTAHRLKGVFAMLNLVPGKQLCEELEQHIKVCDDSTIKNTTSEIDAYVNQLLQQGNP, encoded by the coding sequence TTGCCTTACAAATTTCCTCTGACATCCGGCAATGTGACCCGCTTTTTTGTGGTGTTCAACCTGGTGCTGTTCCTCGCGCTGGGCGCGATGGTGCACAACAGCGTTAATGCCTGGATCACCGATAAGCGCTACGCGATGACCGATCTGGCGCGCGCCATGCAGAAGCGCATTGATGCCTACCGCTTCGCCACCTGGCAGATCTATGAAAACCTTGCGACCAGCGCTGCCGGTTCCGCACCGAACAGCAGCCTGCAGGAAACCCGTCTGCGTCCGGATGTGTATTACCTGGAAAAAACCCGTCGCAAAACCGAAGCGCTGATTTTTGGTTCCCACGACAGCAGCACGCTGGATATGACCATGCGCATGTCCAACTACCTCGATACCCTGTGGGGGGCGGAAAATCCCACCTGGTCGATGTATTTCCTCAATGGTCAGGATAACAGCCTGATTATGATCTCTACCCTGCCGCTGAAAGATATGGCGACACGCTATAAAGAAAGCGCGATCACTTCGCTGGTGGACAGCCGCCGTGCCGAGATGTTGCAGCAGGCTAATGCGCTGGATGAACGCGAGAGCTTTTCACCGCTGCGCCACTTTGCCTGGCAGAATGATCATTACTTCACCCTGCGCACCACCTTTAATCAGCCGGGCCATTTGGCCACGGTGGTGGCTTTTGATTTACCGGTCAACGATCTGATTCCGCGCAGCATGCCGCTGGAGAATTTCCTGCTACGTCAGGACACTACGCAGTCCAGCAGCAGCAACAGCGATGATGAAACCAGCGAAACCACTCATGTTTCACTGGTTAACCCGAATCTGGAGATTGCGGCATCGCTGCCAAGCACCTCGTTGCAGCTGGTCTACCGTGTGCCCATCACCAGCCTGATTATTGATAGCCTGCATAATCTGCTGTGGCCGTTACTGGTCAATCTGCTGCTGTTCCTGCTGTCGATAGCCGGTATCACCCTGCTGCGTCAACAGTCGCTTCGTCCTAACGAGAACCAAAGCGCGGAGCTGGATTCCCTGCGCATGCTGAATGAAGAGATTGTCGCCAGTTTGCCGGTCGGCCTGCTGGTGTACGATTTCGCCACCAACCGTACTTTGCTGAGCAACAAGATCGCTGAACATTTGCTGCCGCATCTGAATCTGCAAAAAATCATCAATATGTCCGATCAACATCAGGGCGTATTGCAGGCCACCATCAATAACGAAGTGTATGAGATCCGCCACGCGCGTAGCGTGCTATCACCGCATACGCAGCTGTTTATGATGCGCGATCAGGATCGTGAGTTGCTGGTCAACAAAAAGCTGCAAAAAGCCCAGCAGGTACTGGATCGTAATCACCAAATGCGTCAACAGCTGATGCATAACCTCGGCCACGCCCTGCACCGCCCTCTGGAAAGTATGGTGGCGCAGCTGGTCCAGCTCAGCCAACGCGATAGCGATGAAAGCGTGCTCGATCTGCTCGACGAAAGCCAGGGGCTGGCGCGTCTGGTGGATGACATCGTGCTGCTCAACCGTCTGGAAGCCCATGACTGGTCGCCAGATGCCAGCCGTTTCAACCTGCAGGAGTTGCTGGATGAAATTGCGCTGGAAAGCCTGCCGCTGCTGCGCCGCAAAGGTCTGGCACTGGTGGTGAATAATCATCTCGCCAACGATGAGATGCGTTTTGGCGATCGCCGTGCGCTGCGCAAAGTGCTGACTACCCTGATGCATTACTCGCTGACCACCACGCTGTGGGGCAAGATTTCCCTCGACATTAAAGCCAGTGAAAGCAAACCAGACCGCATTCTGTTGCAGCTGGTCGATACCGGTTCCGGTCTGACGGTTGACGAGCTGGCCAACGTCGATTTCCCGTTCCTTGGCGACACCACGCAGGATCGTTTTGGTCAGGCATCCGGCATGGCCTTTTTCCTGTGCAAACAGCTGTGTAAACAGATGGGGGGTTCTCTGGAAATTGTGGCAAAACCGGATATCGGCACCCGCTACAATATCCAGTTACCGCTGGCGCTGGAACAGCAGACCGAGCAGGAAGAGAAGCTGCTGGAAGGCGTCAATGTGCTGGTCGATATCGCCATGGAAGATGTGCATAAAATTGTTTGTCGCCACCTGGAGAACTGGGGGGCGAAGTGCCTGACTTCTGACGAACGTTTGTCAGGGCAGGAACATGATGTGCTGGTAACTGACGACCCTTCACGCCTCAACGGCTGGGCGTTGTTACTGGCGGGTGATGAGATGGGTCACCACGCGCTGAACGATCAACAATTCCGCGTTAACTTTAATCTCAGTAATGCATTACTCGATGCGTTGCTGGCATTGATCGAGAAGCAACTGGCCCATGATTTAATGGAGGAGACTAACGAAGATGAGGCTGCCACACCGCTACTAAGCGGAGGCTATTTTCAGCTGTTTACCGAGACAGTTCCGCCTGATGTCAAGAGACTGTATACTGAAGCAGCGGAGAAGGATTACCCCTCGCTTGCTCAGACAGCGCATCGCCTGAAAGGCGTGTTTGCCATGCTAAATCTGGTGCCAGGTAAACAGCTTTGTGAAGAGTTAGAACAGCACATTAAAGTATGTGACGATTCAACCATTAAAAATACCACCAGTGAAATTGACGCTTATGTCAATCAACTGCTGCAGCAAGGTAACCCATAA
- the rcsB gene encoding response regulator transcription factor RcsB: MNNLNVIIADDHPIVLFGIRKSLEQIEWVNVVGEFEDSTALINSLSKLDANVLITDLSMPGEKYGDGITLIKYIKRHYPDLSIIVLTMNNNPAILSAVLDLDIEGIVLKQGAPTDLPKALAALQKGKKYTPESVAKLLEKISAGGYGDKRLSPKESEVLRLFAEGFLVTEIAKKLNRSIKTISSQKKSAMMKLGVDNDIALLNYLSSVSATQVDKE, encoded by the coding sequence ATGAATAACCTGAATGTAATTATTGCCGATGACCATCCAATTGTTCTGTTTGGTATCCGTAAGTCTCTGGAACAGATTGAATGGGTCAACGTTGTAGGTGAGTTCGAAGACTCAACAGCACTGATTAATAGCCTGTCCAAACTCGATGCCAATGTCCTGATTACTGACCTCTCCATGCCAGGCGAGAAGTATGGTGACGGTATCACCCTGATCAAATACATCAAACGTCATTATCCGGACCTCTCGATTATCGTTCTGACCATGAACAATAACCCGGCGATCCTGAGTGCCGTACTGGATCTGGATATTGAAGGGATCGTGCTGAAACAGGGTGCACCGACTGACCTGCCAAAAGCGCTGGCAGCATTGCAGAAAGGCAAAAAATACACGCCGGAAAGCGTGGCCAAGCTGCTGGAGAAAATCAGTGCGGGTGGTTATGGCGACAAACGCCTGTCACCGAAAGAGAGTGAAGTGCTGCGTCTGTTCGCCGAAGGTTTCCTGGTCACCGAAATCGCCAAGAAGCTGAACCGCAGTATCAAAACCATCAGTAGCCAGAAAAAATCGGCAATGATGAAGCTGGGCGTGGATAACGATATCGCGCTGCTGAATTACCTCTCTTCCGTCAGCGCTACTCAGGTCGACAAAGAGTAA